TACTCCTATCCTATCAcaacataatatataattgtaattatttatttccACATGACCAAATATAATTCACTGCATGCTTGACATCTTATGATATGTGAAAGCACTACATGTTTGTACTGtaagaaaatataagaattacGCAGATTATAGGTGGGTTTGGCCCCATTAATGCACTTAGTGAGATCGAGTTGCATGTGCcttataagataaaaaattaatttactcAGATACActaatctttttgttttgttagagATGAACTCTGTGAGTCTGTAAGCATTCACAACATTATCTAAGTAAATAGTGGATCATAGGGTTGAAGTCTTATATCACAGCCCAGGTTGAGCAATTTAAACCCAATTTAACAGATCGAGAAGACAATACAAAGTTGTGTTGGTTTCACTATCTAGAACACAGGGTGTGATAGAGGTAATTGCATTTGGTGGTACTGCGCGCATGTAGATTATTATATTGGTTGTATTTTAAAGAAACATTTTCCAAAACATTTAAGAGGGCATTTGCTAATTTGTCAAGAAGAAATTGCCAaactgttttgaaaaaaattctaTGTACGTAGTTTTCATTCAGTCATACAACTAATGCTATTATGCTATTAATGCATGGACAGAAACAGAACAGATCGACAAGAAGATTATGTAAAAGAGAGATTTAAGTGCATGCAGAACACTTGTTCTAGCTCAGGCTAATTCCTTAATCATAAAATTCTCTTCGCTCCTCTTGTACGTACAACTGTTGTCTGAAACACATTCTAATTTGCTCCGCCTATGGAAACTAGGCTTTCCATGTAAGTAATAACCTGGAACGACAGACTTTCTCCTTCAATTTGAAGATTCGTCGTCTCTTTGGTAGAGGGGTCATACAAGGCCAGTTGTTCATCATCTTTTTCCCAGAATATGATGTCATTCATCCAATATTCTAATGGTCGAATAACTCCAGTAAGAGGGCCAACCCTGAACAGCTTTGTCCAAGATTCCGTAACCCCATATTCATTCAATAACCATATATCCCACCACAATCGCGACCCCTCTTCGCCTATAGCTTTCCAAGAAATAGCGAAAGCAACCAATTCATTCAACAAGAAATATTGTTGATGTTTATGAAAGGGATACCCTATATCGCTAATATCTGGCAGCGGAGTTGCTAGGAATACCTCCTTGGTTATGTCAAATGACAAAATACCTACCCAATTTGCATCATTATCACCCGATGACCACCAAGAACCTATCCCATTCTGGTTTGTCCTCATACCTCTAGTAGAATCCCAAATATGACAATTGACGCTGTCAATTTCTCTCCAAGAATCGGCTCTTAAGCTATATACCTCACTACGGTACGTGATTATCGGGGAGTATTGTTCTAAGTAAGGGTCGGGTTCGTAGAGATGGAAATGGCTGATTATCTTGTAGTCGTGAGTTTTGGCATCAAAACCAAATCCGATGCCGTTAAGGCAGACAACATCATAGTCGGCAGAAAGGAGGAGCATGTTTGATATGGGGACAACCTTTGTTTCTTTAGTTGCAGGGTTCCATAAAAGAGTATTATTCCAACTACTGCTATCGTGAAGACAAACGAGACCATTACAAGAGCCCACGATATACATCCGTGCTCTCTCGTCGATAATTCCAGAATATGATGATGGTAAGGGTACCTGTGCGACGGATACTTTGAGAGTTTCATAAGAAAGTGTGGAGACGACAAGTTTCGTGGTGATTTTATCACGCCGCTTAACTAGAAGAAGGGCATTCTTGTTCCGGTTGGACGGGCACTGAGCGTGGAGGAGGTGTTTATAGATGAAGGTTTGATCTGAAATGAAGGCGTACCAGGATTTGCAAACGCACTTGAATCGTGATAGGGATATAACAGGCAGCGATAGCAGAATCTGTAACAACAAGTCTTCGGGAAAGTGGTTGTCCATCACCATTGTAATTTCTTTACTTGATTGCAAGCTTGACTGGCTTGCGCAATATGAAGCATGAGTATATATGTACGTCTTCTTATTATAAAGCCAAGAGGTGTGAAAAGCTAATGAGAAGTTGGCGAAATAAATGTGCAAAATCACCCATCGTTAATGTTGTTTATGCGCTCATAAAGGCTTTAATTCCCTCGAAATCTTCTCTCATTTCATGAATATATTTGTTGCTAATTATCATGCATCCATACATATGGTTTATTTGGGAATTATATATAGTTGCATTTATGGCTGGCCATTGATCTTATAGTAGCTGGCAATTAGATCATGGCGTATGAATGATTTTCTCTATGTAGAGATATCGATcgactcatatatatatatatatatggtattttGAGTGTTACGAAAAGATTGCATTACCTTTTCCGGATggattctaattaattaataatattgttttacCCATACCCGAAACACCACAATTAATTAGCAAATCGGCAAACTTCTCAGGgtaatataattaatagtatATAGAAAGGAatgctatatattaattaccacATGATGCGCGCAGACACAAAATCAGTACTTAACATGCTCTAGTATTTCCCTCAAGATACGCATTACTCATGCACCTACGTACTTCATACACACACAACACACGTACCTTTGATGATCTAGGAAGGTACGCGCGCAGCTTTATGTTAATTAAGTAAcctttatatatgaatataacATGCTGCATGCAATGGCATTTAGCCCAATAATATTCCATTATTCACAAACAATAACAATATAGGCAACTTAGAGCATAAGTAAAATGTCTAAATTAATAGTAAGTACATGTTCAAAATAATGGAATAATATTAGACAAACATGCCAAAAAACATTTCAGGAAAAGAATATTCATGTTGCATAACTATTTGCTGAACAAGTTAACAATAGAAACTGTGGGCTCCTTTCAATACTAAGAATATTAATGCAAGAGGTTTTGTCCCGTCTCATTCATAAGAATTTTGAGGAGAGACGGATTGGTTGTTTTACGCATCCTGTGGGGGTACTCCCCCTAGTATCTCATTTATTTTATGTGGATGATTTGTTGGTGTTTGCGAATGGGGAAAAGATCAGATCTTTACGCCGgcttattaatatttttttattattatgcaaAGGAATTGGGCCACTTGATTAATAAGGACAaatctgcattttttttttttctcaaagttGATTTCAGGGGCTTGAAGGAGGGGATTGAGAAGGATAACTACTTTTATGGAAGGGAGTTTTCCTGTCACATATATgggtgttccttttgttttaGGTAGACTTACGTCGCAAAATCTAGAGCCGTTGGTttccaaaattaaagaaaaggttGCTGGCTAGAAATTGATGTTGCTCTCTCAAGGAGGTTAGCTCATATTGCTCAAACATGTTTTATCAAGTATGGCAACGCATTTATTGGTGGTGTTGAAGATTTCGATGGTTGTCTTCACAAAGCTAAATTCTATATTGTCTACTTTTTTGGGGGGAGAGATGAATGGTAAATCTCGGCCGAAATGGTATGCTTGGGAAAAAATTTACTTGCCTTTCAAGGAAGGAGGTCTCGGCCTTCGTAAATTCTCGGAGGTCCAACATTCTTTACACATGAAGTTTGCATGGAGGCTGTTATCTGTGGATAATTTATGGACACAATTTTTTCGAGCAAAGTACATGAGAAATGGTCATTTGTTGCTGATGGAATCAAGGGCCACGGCTTCTAGTTTCTAGAAGTCAGTGTTGCAAGTGCTTCCAAAAGTATTTTAGAATTCCAAGATACATCTCAAAGAGGGTGGCTCTTCATTTTGGTATGACCATTGACTTGCAAGCGGGCCCCTATGTGTGAATTTGGATTTAATTCAGAATCCTGGTCTTTTGTATTTAGGATGTTTGGGTGGATATTAGATGGGATGAGGGACGCCTTGTGGAGCTGGTTGGTGAGGCTAAGTAATGGGAAATTGTACAAAGCATAACAGTTGGGAATGAGTGTCGGGACTCCATCATTTGGCAACCTGCTAGTTATGGATGTTTTTCCTCTTCAACGGCATGGGAAATCATTCAATTGAAAGGGGTAAACCAACCATGGATGGAGTGGATATGGCACTTTTTGTGCCCAAGAAGATCGCTATATGCATGTGGAAAGCCAAGGTCAATGGTTTAGCTACAGATGATCGAATTGGGACCCTGGGCATTCCGATTGTCTCATGTTGTGATTGCTACTCGATGGACAATTGTGAATCTATTAATCATGTGTTGGTTGCAGGGGAATTTCCTTCCAAGATTTGGGATTTGGCTGAGACGACGTTGGGTCTCCCACATCTGGTAAATTGTTTGTGGTGGGCAATGGTGATGCATTGGTTTTCATTTGCAAAGAAGTCGTCTCAGCATGGTGTCATCATCGGTATCCTCCCTTGCATTATCACGTGGTGGCTTTGGGTGCGAGTAAGGCAAGGATGGAGGAAAGCTTtgaaacaacaaagaatgtTTGGTTGGTGGTCAAACTATGGCTACCAAAGTTGTCTAGTTTGCTAAAACGTTCCAGGTCCATAACAGCAGAGGACATCTCCATTTTGAAAGCACTTGATATTCCATTATGCAGTGTTAGGAAGAGAAGGGCGCAATTGATTTATTGGCAGAAACCAGTGGAGGGGTCGGTCAAGATCAATGTTAACGGGAGCTGTAGAGGTAATCCTAGAAATTGCAGAGGTGGCAGTGTTATGCAGGATCATGGGGGCAACTTTATTGGTGCATTCTCGGCACACTTTGGACATGGTACAAATAACTTGGTAGAATTCAGATCCATTTTACTTAGCATGCGCATGTGTAGGGATATGGGGTTTATGCAGCTAAAGATAGACTGTGATTCAATGCTAGTAGTCAACCGACTATCAGCTAGGAAGTGCTTGAACTGGTACTTATAGGATTACTGGGAAGAGCTTCTTAGTCTATTAACGAGACTTCGGTTCACCGTTGCTCATCAATTCAGAGAAGGCAATGGGCTAGCTGATTTCCTTGCGCGATAAGGGAAGGAGGGTATTGTGAGGCGATATATGGATTGTCATTCACTTCCGAGGACGTTAAGGGGTATGCTTAGGATGGGCAAATTGGGATTGTCGAATATTAGAGGTTAaggttgtttatttttggttgttatttgttttgctGTTCTTTATTCTTTCTTGAGCTAGTTGTTTTTTTCGGGAGGATGTTGATGTTTTTTATTGGttccacggtattcctccgtcataagtgagggttatttttaataaaattgagagaTGGTCAGTCATGGACAGGTAGCGttcgtttttttttaaatagtttataaataatagtaaataatttataaatagtaataaagtagtttaaaaatatttgagaataacTGTATTTTCAAAAACAGTTCTACTACAGGTACTCGTTGTTGGATACCTTTTGCGGAATCggctattattaaaaaataaaaaaaaaaataaaaaaagggggaaaacaCGAAATGAGAGGGAAATGAAATTAGAAACCCATATTTGATGAAGAAGTGAAGGACACTTCTTGGGCAGCAGCAAAAAGGCATACCCACACAAGAACCAGAACCAAAGATTCCATGTGGTTGGGCACTCACTAGCGACAAGCTGGGTTGCTCACGGCGTCGACCACTCAGCCTAGGTAGGctactagagagagagagagagagagaaagagtgatTGAAACTTACTGAGCTATTGGACTACGCATGGCTGAGGGTGGCGCATGGGGAGACCTTGGTTAGTGGGGTCGAGATGTGgaggttgctcttggtggctTGCACTGCTCCTCCTTGCTCTGTTTTCACTTCTTAAAACAGAGGACATGATGGAGCTGTTTTGGCTGGGCTGTCTCGATGCAATTGTGCCTGGGTGGTTGCTTCCTTTGGCCTTGTTAACGTGAGGAGTTGTGGTGGAGGCTGAGTAACAACATACAAGGAGTTGGCATGAACGTTGGCAGTGAGAGGGTCACGATGTGGAGATGGTTTGCTTTGGTTCTAAGAGAAATGGTGATGGTTGATCTTTCAACGTTGGTTGAACGTACACGGGTTAGACACGAAGGAGGTGGTTTGGGTTGGCATGGAGGAG
This genomic window from Carya illinoinensis cultivar Pawnee chromosome 7, C.illinoinensisPawnee_v1, whole genome shotgun sequence contains:
- the LOC122315504 gene encoding F-box/kelch-repeat protein At3g06240-like is translated as MVMDNHFPEDLLLQILLSLPVISLSRFKCVCKSWYAFISDQTFIYKHLLHAQCPSNRNKNALLLVKRRDKITTKLVVSTLSYETLKVSVAQVPLPSSYSGIIDERARMYIVGSCNGLVCLHDSSSWNNTLLWNPATKETKVVPISNMLLLSADYDVVCLNGIGFGFDAKTHDYKIISHFHLYEPDPYLEQYSPIITYRSEVYSLRADSWREIDSVNCHIWDSTRGMRTNQNGIGSWWSSGDNDANWVGILSFDITKEVFLATPLPDISDIGYPFHKHQQYFLLNELVAFAISWKAIGEEGSRLWWDIWLLNEYGVTESWTKLFRVGPLTGVIRPLEYWMNDIIFWEKDDEQLALYDPSTKETTNLQIEGESLSFQVITYMESLVSIGGAN